One Scophthalmus maximus strain ysfricsl-2021 chromosome 9, ASM2237912v1, whole genome shotgun sequence genomic region harbors:
- the si:dkey-237j10.2 gene encoding uncharacterized protein si:dkey-237j10.2, with translation MLAEGFLLVQLYREDRKLASASKRHKTQTHTHCTDPFNCILSNSDSTELQTDAAEAGPNQDELDSNQGQVLRVVPQVPVGLSIPGCSPALTLGPDFRVCIDDCSLLEQYPDLQVADSGLISYTPLRAAITQHRLYTRVSEVAHHQEQAAQREPQGGLVSAVPDQGNLVMGSSANMSLFCLPGSGLEPMSNSVLNGLLDKQLEEVYMQHLTDNLARCNSHLGNSILHGLVPPPQPSSHPQGPDSLEASLEEGSGGGTGKKISNLSMQNLFPCSSNFSSPVLRISEIDNTHLK, from the exons ATGCTGGCCGAAGGTTTTCTCCTAGTGCAGCTCTACAGGGAGGACAGGAAGTTGGCGTCCGCTTCCAAACGACACaaaacgcagacacacactcactgtacgGACCCTTTCAACTGTATTCTCTCCAACTCTGACTCGACGGAGCTACAGACAGATGCAGCTGAAGCAG GTCCAAACCAGGACGAGTTAGACTCCAACCAGGGTCAGGTACTGAGAGTGGTGCCTCAAGTCCCCGTAGGCCTCTCAATCCCTGGGTGTTCACCTGCCCTCACCCTGGGCCCGGACTTTAGAGTTTGCATTGACGACTGTAGCCTCCTGGAGCAGTATCCAGACCTACAGGTGGCCGACTCAGGCCTCATCTCATACACCCCACTGAGAGCCGCCATCACCCAGCACCGTTTGTACACTCGTGTCTCGGAAGTTGCCCATCACCAGGAACAGGCAGCCCAGCGGGAGCCACAAGGGGGCCTTGTTTCAGCCGTACCAGACCAGGGAAATCTGGTCATGGGGTCCAGTGCGAACATGAGCCTGTTTTGTCTGCCCGGATCTGGGTTGGAGCCCATGTCAAACTCAGTACTGAATGGGCTGCTGGacaagcagctggaggaggtgtACATGCAGCACCTGACCGACAACTTGGCTCGATGCAACTCCCACCTGGGGAACAGCATCCTGCACGGCCTGGTGCCGCCGCCGCAGCCCAGCAGCCACCCGCAGGGGCCAGACTCACTGGAGGCCAGTCTGGAGGAAGGGTCAGGAGGGGGAACCGGAAAGAAGATTAGTAATCTGAGCATGCAGAACTTATTTCCCTGTTCATCCAACTTCAGCTCCCCTGTGCTGAGGATTTCAGAGATTGACAATACTCATCTGAAATGA
- the LOC118319792 gene encoding sodium/hydrogen exchanger 2-like, translating into MAALWTLSLSLLLSTCCLTGCLGLTLPAERPQSHNRPTSLGFNSSDGGRSVDVPAALRVFSVDYHHVQAPFEIVLWIMLASLAKLGFHWSGRVPAIVPESCLLIMVGLLVGGVIYGVRHSAPPTLSADSFFLFLLPPIVLDAGYFLPGRLFFENLGTILWYAVLGTLWNVLGIGLSLYGVCLLAQSTLGDVTLLHCLLFGSLIAAVDPVAVLSVFQEMHVNEQLHILVFGESLLNDAVTVVLYKLFESFLRLPSVSGLDVLLGGCRVVVVGLGGLCVGLFFGLVAALTTRFTSRAQVIAPLFVFLYSYLSYLTSEMLHLSGIMAIVTCAVTMKQYVEANVSERSNTSIQYFLKMWSSVSETLIFIFLGVSTIQDVHMWSWPFVVSTLLLCLIWRASGVLLLTAVVNKLRRNAVTFRDQFIIAYGGLRGAICFSLVFLIDDFPKKRLFITTTIVVILFTVFVQGMTIKPLVELLDVKRKKRAPPTVSEEIHSRLIDHLLAGIEDVIGYWGQHYWKDKFEQFNKKYLRRFLIREDRQARSSILRVYQELERREQRGAEEAPPLVDPRSQSRPLLPEEMDSIRRILSTNLQNFNKKMPAYSRHTLHQDAAAHRTRRPLHRHQSLGERSTHDTITHPSQEDREFDGLHRVRAGLSRSHTVCSTSPRPVLLDPSVPAASAQGGPLDPRSSAAGEDRISARHQAPEGRSPRKQLGFVLENEKQQ; encoded by the exons ATGGCTGCTCtgtggactctctctctctctctgctgctctccaccTGTTGTCTGACGGGATGTTTGGGCCTGACCCTGCCTGCAGAGCGCCCTCAGTCCCACAACCGGCCCACCTCACTGGGCTTCAACAGCAGCGATGGCGGCCGGTCCGTTGACGTGCCCGCAGCTCTGAGGGTTTTCAGCGTGGACTACCACCATGTGCAGGCTCCCTTTGAGATCGTGCTCTGGATCATGCTGGCCTCACTGGCCAAACTCG GTTTCCACTGGTCCGGTCGAGTCCCTGCCATCGTCCCGGAGAGCTGTCTCCTCATCATGGTGGGCCTCCTGGTGGGAGGTGTGATATACGGCGTCCGGCACTCGGCTCCCCCGACCCTCAGCGCCgattctttcttcctctttctgctccCGCCCATTGTCCTGGACGCAGGATACTTCCTGCCAGGGAGGCTCTTCTTTGAAAACCTCGGTACCATCCTCTG GTATGCAGTGCTGGGGACCCTGTGGAACGTGCTGGGCATCGGCCTGTCCCTGTACGGTGTGTGTCTGCTGGCCCAGAGCACCCTGGGAGACGTCACTCTCCTTCACTGCCTGCTGTTCGGCTCACTGATCGCTGCCGTCGACCCCGTGGCCGTGCTCTCCGTCTTCCAGGAGATGCATGTCAACGAACAGCTGCACATCCTGGTGTTTGGGGAGTCGCTGCTCAACGATGCTGTCACTGTG GTGCTCTACAAGCTCTTTGAGTCCTTCCTCCGCCTTCCGTCGGTGTCGGGACTGGACGTGCTGCTGGGTGGAtgcagggtggtggtggtgggcctCGGCGGCCTGTGTGTAGGCCTCTTCTTCGGCCTGGTGGCAGCCCTCACCACGCGGTTCACCTCCAGAGCCCAGGTCATCGCCCcgctcttcgtcttcctctacTCGTACTTGTCCTACCTGACCTCAGAGATGCTTCACCTCTCTGGCATCATGGC cATAGTGACGTGTGCCGTCACCATGAAACAGTACGTGGAGGCTAACGTGTCCGAGCGCAGCAACACCAGCATCCAGTACTTCCTGAAGATGTGGAGCAGTGTCAGTGAAACCTTAATCTTCATCTTCCTGGGTGTGTCCACCATACAGGACGTCCATATGTGGAGCTGGCCCTTTGTCGTCTCCACATTGCTGCTCTGCCTCATATGGAGGGCCTCGG GTGTTCTGCTGCTGACTGCTGTGGTGAACAAGCTCCGGAGGAATGCCGTGACCTTCCGGGATCAGTTCATCATCGCCTACGGCGGCCTGAGAGGGGCGATCTGTTTCTCCTTGGTCTTCCTCATCGACGACTTCCCGAAGAAAAGACTCTTCATCACGACGACCATCGTGGTCATTCTCTTCACTGTCTTTGTACAG GGGATGACCATAAAGCCTCTGGTAGAGCTACTGGacgtgaagaggaagaagagagctCCGCCGACCGTCAGTGAGGAGATCCACAGCAGG CTCATTGATCACCTGCTGGCTGGAATAGAGGATGTGATTGGTTACTGGGGGCAGCACTACTGGAAAGACAA GTTTGAGCAGTTCAACAAAAAGTACCTTCGACGTTTCCTGATCCGCGAGGACCGCCAAGCTCGCTCCAGCATCCTCAGAGTTTaccaggagctggagagaaggGAGCAGCGGGGGGCTGAGGAGGCACCAccact AGTGGACCCTCGCTCCCAAAGCCGTCCTCTCTTACCGGAGGAGATGGACAGCATCCGACGTATCCTCTCCACAAACCTGCAAAACTTCAACAAAAAG ATGCCGGCCTACAGCAGACACACGCTGCACCAGGACGCCGCCGCCCACAGAACGAGGAGGCCTCTTCACAGACACCAGAGTCTGGGAGAGAGGTCCACCCACGATACCATCACACACCCGTCACAG GAGGATCGAGAGTTCGATGGATTACACAGAGTGAGAGCAGGACTCAGCAGGTCTCACACAG TGTGCTCCACGAGCCCGAGGCCCGTCCTCCTGGATCCATCGGTCCCCGCAGCCTCGGCACAGGGCGGCCCACTGGATCCCAGATCTTCAGCCGCCGGAGAGGATCGGATCTCGGCACGGCATCAAGCACCCGAGGGAAGATCCCCGCGGAAACAACTCGGCTTCGTCTTGGAGAACGAGAAGCAGCAGTGA
- the LOC118320060 gene encoding transmembrane protein 182-like codes for MRVGAAALAGGIFGALGTLCFLLAFGTNYWLVASDNCRSYTWPTETTTAGGLDANGTEVQAQVDAATVSPKSLTVTHEGFFWRCDFHVEPATHAVVATLFTNQPESKVCIHGYLFPLPVAVGWVTNPRYDATAVFRGFWTVLIILGLVSALAGGFLLVCGVPFISHKLYKLGGAFLIAAACLFLSVLLLYVLWMEAVDVQSYVLQDSGDMCPEATVSVLYGLSFMVAAAGVPLELVSGMVFMLVGRALRASK; via the exons aTGAGGGTGGGAGCCGCGGCCTTGGCTGGGGGGATCTTTGGGGCATTGGGGACCCTGTGTTTCCTGCTGGCCTTTGGTACAAACTACTGGCTGGTGGCCAGTGACAACTGTCGATCATACACATGGCCGACGGAAACGACCACGGCAGGGGGACTAGATGCCAATGGGACTGAG gtcCAGGCACAAGTGGACGCGGCCACCGTGTCTCCCAAGTCGCTCACCGTCACCCACGAGGGTTTCTTCTGGCGCTGCGACTTCCACGTGGAGCCTGCGACACATGCAGTCGTGGCCACTCTCTTCA CAAACCAGCCAGAGTCCAAGGTGTGTATCCATGGTTACCTCTTCCCTCTGCCTGTCGCAGTGGGATGGGTTACTAATCCAAGATACGACGCCACCGCAG TGTTTCGGGGTTTCTGGACCGTGCTGATAATCCTCGGGCTGGTCTCAGCCCTGGCTGGAGGCTTCCTCTTGGTCTGCGGCGTGCCCTTCATCAGCCACAAACTCTACAAGCTGGGTGGAGCCTTCCTCATCGCTgctg CCTGCCTGTTCCTGTCCGTGCTCCTGCTCTACGTGCTGTGGATGGAGGCGGTGGACGTGCAGAGCTACGTTCTGCAGGATAGCGGAGACATGTGTCCGGAGGCCACGGTGTCGGTGCTCTACGGCCTGTCGTTCATGGTGGCGGCGGCTGGCGTGCCCCTGGAGCTCGTCTCTGGGATGGTTTTCATGCTGGTGGGCCGGGCGCTGCGTGCCAGCAAGTGA